The Aureimonas mangrovi genome includes a region encoding these proteins:
- a CDS encoding ABC transporter substrate-binding protein, whose protein sequence is MMKSAGLKSILLAGLVLSPVSAIAGELPQAIRDRGNFTLAINATFPPMEYVNTETGEFEGLDVELVDAVADRLGLEVVRTDGLFNQLIPALTTGRTDFILSGMIDNEERRETMDFVNYLRAGAQFYVLTGSEIQDPIELCGQTISTVRSTSYPALTEQWSDANCVAAGLEPITVLGGESSPEVRLQVRQGRAVAGVIGGETMAFVNSQEGDLYRLIGEPLVDAYYGAAFRKQDSEFRDAFADTLQELIDDGTYGAILEKWDLNSHAVEAAMINSEPRG, encoded by the coding sequence ATGATGAAATCTGCAGGTCTCAAGAGCATCTTACTGGCCGGACTGGTCCTGTCTCCCGTGTCGGCAATCGCCGGTGAGCTGCCGCAGGCGATCCGGGATCGCGGTAATTTCACGCTTGCAATCAACGCGACCTTCCCTCCGATGGAATACGTCAACACGGAAACTGGTGAGTTCGAAGGGCTGGACGTCGAGCTCGTCGACGCCGTCGCGGACCGGCTTGGCCTAGAGGTCGTACGCACTGACGGGCTGTTTAACCAGCTCATTCCCGCGCTGACCACCGGGCGCACAGATTTCATCCTGTCCGGTATGATCGATAACGAAGAGCGCCGGGAGACGATGGACTTCGTCAACTACCTTCGCGCCGGCGCGCAATTCTACGTTTTGACCGGCAGCGAGATTCAGGATCCGATCGAGCTGTGCGGCCAGACCATCAGCACCGTGCGCTCAACAAGCTATCCGGCGCTCACCGAACAGTGGAGCGATGCCAACTGCGTCGCTGCGGGGCTGGAGCCCATCACCGTCCTCGGTGGCGAAAGCTCCCCTGAAGTGCGCCTTCAGGTCCGGCAGGGACGTGCAGTCGCCGGCGTCATCGGCGGTGAGACGATGGCATTCGTCAACTCTCAGGAAGGCGATCTTTATCGCCTGATCGGCGAGCCGCTCGTAGATGCCTATTACGGCGCGGCTTTCCGCAAGCAGGATTCCGAGTTCCGCGACGCCTTCGCCGACACGCTGCAGGAGCTTATCGACGACGGGACCTACGGCGCCATTCTCGAAAAGTGGGACCTCAACTCCCACGCCGTCGAGGCGGCAATGATCAACAGCGAGCCGCGCGGCTGA
- a CDS encoding arginase family protein, with protein MLGNGTSMHLLTPDMPKPPRSPTCSALRNTADKLNKDDRMPHYPSWEETFRGKVWRTTHFPRIEEDMPTFLGVRHALTEEDIQGADVVIIGAPFVAGWGQKYSGVDKAEWISATRRVRQQSIRYRSGYIQDFDLDVFEHLNVVDFGDADIPLATSYDGRVEKILEAEEATMVKVRAALKAGAVPIVIGQNSPCGSYAVGRPIAESVSGKVGMVSLDTHWDAWPYDWATMSDHVAGSTNWKDKLYRDCSNFSMANLVEIGERGMLEDPATIRRFVGAGADFIPMWRLRTELGIEGTVKALDRAFDGTDAVYAHFDMDVMGGAGPAEGDILGELAEPIGMSDYEAIRLGHEVGLRGCDGLSFICIPPGSAVTYRVIVYVMMYFMAGLAKRKIAAAKS; from the coding sequence ATGCTCGGCAACGGCACGTCCATGCACTTATTGACGCCGGACATGCCCAAGCCGCCAAGGTCGCCGACATGTTCGGCGCTTCGCAACACAGCTGATAAACTTAACAAGGACGATCGAATGCCGCATTATCCAAGCTGGGAAGAGACTTTTCGAGGCAAGGTCTGGCGCACGACGCACTTTCCGCGCATCGAAGAAGACATGCCGACCTTTCTCGGCGTTCGACACGCTTTGACCGAAGAAGACATCCAAGGCGCTGACGTCGTGATCATCGGCGCGCCTTTCGTTGCCGGTTGGGGGCAGAAATACAGCGGCGTCGATAAGGCGGAATGGATCTCGGCCACGCGCCGGGTACGCCAGCAATCCATTCGCTATCGCTCGGGCTACATCCAAGACTTCGATCTCGACGTTTTCGAACATCTCAACGTCGTCGATTTTGGCGATGCCGATATCCCGCTGGCCACCAGTTATGACGGACGAGTGGAGAAAATCCTCGAGGCTGAGGAAGCCACGATGGTCAAGGTCAGGGCGGCGCTGAAGGCGGGAGCCGTACCGATCGTCATCGGCCAGAACTCGCCTTGCGGCTCCTACGCAGTCGGGCGGCCCATCGCTGAGTCCGTCAGCGGGAAGGTAGGCATGGTCAGCCTCGACACTCACTGGGACGCGTGGCCCTACGACTGGGCGACCATGAGCGACCATGTCGCAGGGTCGACGAACTGGAAGGACAAGCTCTATCGCGACTGCTCGAACTTCTCGATGGCAAACCTCGTGGAGATCGGCGAGCGCGGGATGCTGGAGGATCCGGCGACGATCAGGCGGTTCGTCGGGGCGGGTGCCGACTTCATACCGATGTGGCGCCTGCGGACCGAGCTCGGCATCGAAGGTACCGTCAAGGCGCTCGACCGGGCCTTCGACGGCACCGATGCGGTCTATGCCCATTTTGACATGGATGTGATGGGAGGCGCCGGTCCGGCCGAGGGAGATATCCTCGGGGAACTCGCTGAACCGATCGGAATGTCCGACTACGAGGCCATACGGCTCGGCCACGAGGTCGGGCTTCGCGGATGTGACGGGCTGTCCTTCATCTGCATCCCCCCCGGATCGGCGGTGACCTACCGCGTGATCGTCTATGTCATGATGTACTTCATGGCGGGGCTGGCCAAGCGAAAGATCGCGGCGGCCAAATCCTAA
- a CDS encoding M20 family metallo-hydrolase, with the protein MDTAPGLPAIRHWADAVRFTGLITQELRKTTGIRPHMLNHDRAVDRDRTLGRLAEIAKIGALDNGGVCRLALSEEETHARIRCLKCAESIGCESFVDPIGNLFMRWTPPGATSQRPVLVGSHLDSQPVGGNFDGVLGVIAALECIEVLAKHPGSVATPVEVAIWCNEEGARFNPTTMGSAVHAGHLQLDDALAVKAADGMAVGEALAKSLASFAASDITLAPRPLCGAYAAYVELHIEQGPILEDQGVAIGVVTDVQGLAQYRVSVDGVAGHAGAVPMERRADALSSARTLMDAIDQTLRDLHGLRYTIGRFELAPGSINTIASSASFTLDVRHPDRIVLEDAMARVEAALTNARAERLIYQTPVPFDKEITEAIAASAAKRGFSWRRMVSGAIHDAAHVAALCPSGMIFVPCRDGISHNENEFCDPEAVVQGAQVLADTVFALAARPER; encoded by the coding sequence ATGGACACCGCGCCGGGACTTCCTGCCATTCGCCACTGGGCCGATGCCGTCAGGTTCACCGGGTTGATCACGCAAGAGCTCCGCAAGACGACAGGTATACGGCCACACATGCTCAATCATGATCGAGCGGTCGATCGAGACCGTACCCTCGGACGCCTTGCCGAGATTGCCAAGATCGGTGCGCTGGATAATGGCGGGGTGTGCCGCCTCGCGCTCTCAGAAGAGGAGACACACGCGCGCATCAGGTGCCTGAAATGCGCCGAGTCCATCGGCTGCGAGAGCTTCGTCGACCCGATCGGCAATCTTTTCATGCGGTGGACACCGCCGGGAGCGACGTCGCAACGCCCCGTCCTCGTGGGCTCGCATCTCGATAGTCAGCCTGTCGGCGGCAATTTCGACGGCGTACTCGGCGTGATCGCCGCACTCGAATGCATCGAGGTTCTCGCCAAGCATCCGGGATCGGTTGCGACGCCGGTCGAAGTGGCGATCTGGTGTAACGAGGAAGGTGCGCGCTTCAACCCGACCACCATGGGCTCGGCTGTTCACGCGGGTCATCTGCAGCTTGATGACGCCTTGGCGGTCAAGGCCGCTGATGGCATGGCCGTGGGAGAAGCTCTGGCCAAGTCCCTCGCCAGCTTTGCCGCATCGGACATCACGCTTGCGCCACGTCCTCTCTGCGGCGCCTATGCCGCCTATGTGGAACTCCACATCGAACAGGGACCGATCCTGGAGGATCAGGGGGTTGCGATCGGAGTGGTGACCGACGTCCAAGGTCTCGCGCAATATCGGGTGAGCGTCGACGGCGTCGCAGGTCATGCCGGGGCTGTGCCGATGGAGCGACGCGCCGACGCGCTCTCGTCGGCTCGCACGCTCATGGACGCAATCGATCAGACACTCCGCGATCTGCACGGATTGCGATATACGATCGGCCGGTTCGAGCTCGCGCCGGGGTCTATCAACACCATAGCTTCGTCCGCCAGCTTCACACTGGACGTGCGCCACCCCGACCGCATCGTCCTCGAAGACGCCATGGCGAGGGTCGAGGCAGCCCTGACGAACGCGCGGGCCGAGCGCCTGATCTACCAAACGCCCGTCCCGTTCGACAAAGAGATCACCGAAGCGATCGCGGCCTCGGCAGCGAAGCGCGGGTTCAGCTGGCGCAGAATGGTGTCCGGCGCGATCCACGACGCCGCCCACGTCGCGGCGTTGTGCCCTTCGGGAATGATCTTCGTCCCGTGCCGTGACGGTATCAGCCACAACGAGAATGAATTCTGCGATCCCGAGGCCGTCGTGCAGGGTGCGCAGGTCTTGGCAGACACGGTCTTCGCGCTTGCAGCACGGCCCGAGCGATGA
- a CDS encoding polysaccharide deacetylase family protein produces the protein MTTPPLQALYCRYSWLTNRHPAVLNVTTICRDRTSIAQIHRDALIMVSKLIENPPTWPDGARCAVCLSFDMDGETLVYRRFPDTAPDQVALAAQLRYEPVAAIPRLLNIFREQGLRQTFFVPGWCVDTYPDTVEKILAEGHEIAHHGYAHARPNTQTSSAELESLQAGIESIRALTGARPTGYRAPAFQHSRHTVAHLLDEGFLYDSSLFGDDVPYLVGDDERTMVELPTDITLDDWTQFACLPDFGYMLPIATPGSALEMYKSEFDAAWRHGGMFVTVWHPFLTGRLARAEMMIELIEHMQTRGGVWFATLSQIADHCRSLIDTERWTPRRDFLPFATGPMPSGSPG, from the coding sequence ATGACCACCCCGCCTCTCCAGGCCCTTTATTGTAGGTACAGCTGGTTGACAAATAGGCATCCAGCGGTTCTCAATGTCACTACCATTTGTCGCGACCGAACTTCAATCGCCCAGATTCACCGAGATGCCTTGATCATGGTTTCGAAGCTTATCGAAAATCCTCCCACATGGCCGGACGGTGCGCGATGCGCTGTGTGCTTGTCGTTCGACATGGATGGAGAAACGCTCGTCTATCGGCGTTTTCCCGACACCGCACCCGACCAAGTGGCTCTTGCGGCACAGCTTCGCTACGAGCCGGTCGCGGCAATCCCTCGCCTTCTCAATATCTTTCGTGAGCAGGGGCTACGCCAGACTTTCTTCGTGCCCGGCTGGTGCGTCGACACCTATCCGGACACTGTCGAGAAGATCCTCGCCGAAGGGCACGAGATCGCACACCACGGCTACGCCCACGCGCGGCCGAACACGCAGACGTCGAGCGCCGAGCTGGAAAGCCTGCAGGCCGGGATCGAGTCGATACGGGCGCTCACCGGAGCGCGCCCTACGGGCTATCGGGCGCCGGCCTTCCAGCACTCGCGGCATACAGTGGCGCATCTGCTCGACGAGGGCTTCCTCTACGACTCGTCCCTCTTCGGCGACGACGTTCCGTATCTCGTAGGCGACGACGAACGGACGATGGTCGAGTTGCCGACGGACATCACGCTCGATGACTGGACGCAATTCGCCTGCCTGCCCGACTTTGGCTACATGCTGCCGATCGCGACGCCGGGATCCGCGCTCGAAATGTATAAGTCCGAATTCGACGCGGCGTGGCGCCACGGAGGGATGTTCGTCACCGTCTGGCACCCGTTCCTGACGGGGCGGCTCGCTCGTGCCGAAATGATGATTGAGTTGATCGAGCACATGCAGACCAGGGGCGGTGTCTGGTTCGCGACCCTGTCGCAGATAGCGGACCACTGTCGGTCGCTGATCGATACCGAGCGATGGACACCGCGCCGGGACTTCCTGCCATTCGCCACTGGGCCGATGCCGTCAGGTTCACCGGGTTGA